Proteins encoded together in one Carya illinoinensis cultivar Pawnee chromosome 3, C.illinoinensisPawnee_v1, whole genome shotgun sequence window:
- the LOC122305212 gene encoding protein SRG1-like — protein MALPSVEEMSIKGDEPPPEYIVKDSTFGSIESSPSLGSIPIINIGLFSSQLSPSHDHHSKQVEDELEKLRSALSSGGCFQAIGHGMSSSFLDKVREVAKQFFALPAEEKQKYSRAVNESEGYGNDVVVSEKQVLDWSYRLTLRVFPEDLRRLHLWPQNPTDFGEMLHEYGTRTKSVIDLLFKAMAKSLKLEEDSFSKQFGDRVLMQTRFNFYPPCSRPDQVLGVKPHTDRSGITILLQDGEVEGLQVFIEDRWVRVPIIPDALLVNLGDQMQIMSNGIFKSPMHRVVTNTEKMRLSVATFSEPEPHREIGPVDLLIDENRPRLYRNVKNYGAINYECFQKGTVALETVRV, from the exons ATGGCTCTTCCTTCTGTTGAGGAAATGTCGATCAAGGGCGATGAACCTCCACCTGAGTACATCGTTAAAGATTCCACCTTTGGGTCTATCGAGTCTTCTCCCTCTTTAGGTTCCATTCCCATTATCAATATCGGTCTCTTCTCTTCCCAGCTATCTCCATCACATGATCATCATTCTAAACAAGTTGAGGATGAACTTGAGAAACTAAGATCTGCTTTAAGCTCAGGAGGATGCTTCCAG GCAATAGGTCATGGGATGTCAAGTTCATTTCTGGACAAGGTACGTGAAGTTGCAAAGCAATTCTTTGCTCTACCAGCAGAAGAGAAACAAAAGTACTCTCGAGCAGTCAATGAGTCTGAAGGCTATGGAAACGATGTTGTTGTGTCAGAAAAGCAAGTTCTTGATTGGTCCTATCGCCTTACTCTCAGGGTCTTTCCTGAAGACCTAAGAAGGCTTCATCTTTGGCCCCAAAATCCAACTGACTTTGG AGAGATGTTACATGAATATGGAACAAGGACAAAGTCTGTGATCGATCTTCTGTTCAAGGCTATGGCAAAGTCACTGAAGTTGGAAGAGGATAGCTTCTCGAAACAATTTGGAGACCGCGTACTGATGCAAACCAGGTTCAACTTCTATCCACCTTGCTCCAGACCCGATCAGGTTCTTGGCGTCAAACCTCATACCGATAGGTCAGGAATTACAATTCTCTTGCAAGATGGAGAAGTAGAAGGTCTTCAAGTTTTCATAGAAGACAGATGGGTTAGAGTTCCTATAATTCCCGATGCTCTTCTTGTGAACCTCGGTGATCAAATGCAG ATAATGAGCAACGGGATATTCAAGAGTCCGATGCACAGGGTGGTGACCAACACAGAAAAGATGAGATTATCAGTGGCAACATTCAGTGAGCCAGAGCCACATAGAGAGATTGGCCCCGTGGACCTCCTAATAGACGAGAATAGGCCGAGGTTGTATAGAaatgtgaagaattatggtgctATCAACTACGAGTGCTTTCAAAAAGGGACGGTTGCTCTTGAAACAGTAAGAGTTTAA
- the LOC122305213 gene encoding heparanase-like protein 3 codes for MSSPVLLVWIGIWMCVFSHSAIIPAVGGDGSAEGTVFVDSQTIIGRTDKDFICATLDWWPPEKCDYGTCSWGHASLLNLNLSNNILANAIKAFSPLKLRLGGSLEDQIIYDTEDNRQPCLPFVQNSSAMFNFSHGCLPMPRWDELNALFKKTGAKIIFGLNALSGRTLQPDGTSTGTWDHKNAESFMRYTVSKNYTIHGWELGNELCAGGVGTRVLADQYALDTTTLADIVQRVYKGIKPKPLILAPGGFFDEKWFIDFIDRTTPTLGAVTHHLYNLGAGVDKNLVNKILDPSYLDRVYDTFKDLLDILKMYSTRAVAWVGESGGAYNSGHHLVTNAFVFSFWYLDQLGMSSAHDTKTYCRQSFIGGNYGLLNTTTFEPNPDYYSALLWHRLMGRNVLPTSFSGTKKIRAYAHCSRVSRGITLLLINLDNSTTVYADVAFNSTGTFKRKTILLPPPFKGGNIREEFHLTAKDGDLHSQTVLLNGNILAVNSAGDIPPFVPVYVNSLTPIQVAPYSIVFAHLPNADVPACRLRH; via the exons ATGAGTTCTCCGGTTTTGCTTGTGTGGATTGGAATTTGGATGTGTGTGTTTAGTCACAGCGCCATCATTCCTGCTGTGGGTGGAGATGGGAGTGCTGAGGGGACTGTTTTTGTTGATAGCCAAACAATCATCGGGAGGACTGATAAAGATTTTATATGTGCAACCTTAGATTGGTGGCCTCCTGAGAAATGTGATTATGGAACATGCAGCTGGGGTCATGCCTCTCTGCTCAATCTG AATCTGAGCAACAATATTCTAGCAAATGCCATAAAAG CCTTTTCTCCCTTGAAACTTAGACTTGGCGGCAGTTTGGAAGATCAAATCATATATGATACAGAAGATAACCGGCAACCTTGTCTTCCTTTTGTTCAAAATTCCTCAGCCATGTTTAATTTCTCTCATGGTTGCTTACCCATGCCTAGATGGGATGAGTTAAATGCTCTCTTCAAGAAAACCGG GGCTAAAATTATTTTCGGGCTGAATGCTCTCTCTGGAAGAACTCTACAGCCTGATGGAACTTCAACGGGAACTTGGGATCACAAAAATGCTGAATCTTTCATGCGTTATACCGTCAGCAAGAACTACACTATTCATGGATGGGAGCTTg GAAATGAATTGTGTGCGGGAGGAGTCGGAACCAGAGTTCTAGCAGATCAGTATGCTTTGGACACTACCACTTTGGCGGACATAGTCCAAAGAGTTTACAAGGGAATTAAACCCAAGCCACTAATCCTAGCACCGGGAGGATTCTTTGACGAGAAATGGTTTATAGATTTCATAGACAGGACGACCCCAACTTTGGGTGCCGTCACCCACCACTTATACAATCTGGGGGCAG GAGTTGATAAGAACCTTGTTAACAAGATTCTGGATCCGTCCTACCTCGACCGCGTGTATGATACATTTAAGGATCTCCTTGACATCCTCAAGATGTATTCAACTAGAGCAGTTGCTTGGGTTGGAGAGTCAGGGGGTGCTTACAACAGTGGCCATCATCTTGTCACAAATGCATTTGTGTTTAGTTTCTG GTATTTGGATCAGCTAGGAATGTCATCAGCTCATGACACAAAAACTTACTGCAGACAGAGTTTTATTGGTGGAAACTATGGTTTACTCAACACTACTACCTTTGAACCAAATCCAGACTACTACAG TGCTCTTCTTTGGCACCGATTAATGGGAAGAAATGTTCTTCCAACTAGCTTTTCTGGAACAAAGAAAATACGTGCTTATGCTCACTGCTCAAGAGTTTCC AGAGGAATCACGTTATTACTAATCAACCTAGACAACAGCACCACCGTCTATGCCGATGTAGCCTTCAATAGTACTGGGacctttaaaagaaaaaccattcTGCTGCCTCCACCTTTTAAAGGCGGAAATATAAGAGAGGAGTTCCATCTAACAGCAAAAGATGGGGATCTACACAGCCAAACTGTCCTGCTAAATGGAAATATTTTAGCTGTAAATTCTGCTGGGGACATACCTCCATTTGTGCCTGTATACGTAAATTCATTAACCCCAATACAGGTGGCTCCCTACTCTATTGTATTTGCACACCTGCCAAATGCTGATGTCCCTGCTTGTAGGTTGCGGCACTAG
- the LOC122304937 gene encoding BAG family molecular chaperone regulator 5, mitochondrial-like, with amino-acid sequence MALLLKLDSVPGVDPSLRGARRKVSHRIVGLQEIVDAISEVLSSKPTNTWHRRLRPVDRTETPLIGGQRSSSTPRIEARSRRCRCVARGNEEEEEREWTNNRNEEEKGKGEGEKKKEEEKGALMSSKRRRFGGIHWTEFKCYRLA; translated from the coding sequence ATGGCTCTGTTACTGAAGCTCGACTCGGTGCCCGGTGTTGATCCATCATTGAGGGGCGCGAGGAGGAAGGTGAGTCATCGAATCGTGGGGTTGCAGGAGATAGTGGACGCGATTTCAGAAGTTTTGTCGTCGAAACCCACGAATACGTGGCACCGAAGGTTGCGTCCAGTGGATCGCACCGAAACGCCGTTGATTGGTGGACAAAGATCCAGTTCAACGCCTAGGATCGAAGCACGGAGCCGCCGCTGCCGTTGTGTCGCGCGAgggaatgaagaagaagaagaaagagaatggACTAATAACAGGAATGAAGAAGAGAAGGGAAAAGGCgaaggagagaagaagaaagaggaagaaaaaggagcCCTAATGTCTtctaaacgacgccgttttggagGGATCCATTGGACCGAATTTAAGTGCTACAGGCTGGCCTAG